From a single Drosophila sulfurigaster albostrigata strain 15112-1811.04 chromosome 3, ASM2355843v2, whole genome shotgun sequence genomic region:
- the LOC133846236 gene encoding LOW QUALITY PROTEIN: CLIP-associating protein (The sequence of the model RefSeq protein was modified relative to this genomic sequence to represent the inferred CDS: inserted 2 bases in 1 codon) — translation MAYRKPSDLDGFIQQMPKADMRVKVQLAEDLVTFLSDDTNSIVCTDMGFLIDNLMPWLTGSHFKIAQKSLEAFSELIKRLGSDFNAYTATVLPHVIDRLGDSRDTVREKAQLLLRDLMEHKVQTPQTLIDKLAASCFKHKNAKVREEFLQTIVNALHEYGTQQLSVRVYIAPVCALLGDPTVNVRESAIQTLVEIYKHVGDRLRPDLRRMDDMPASKLALLEQKFDQVKVEGLLLPSALRSSNGNGMDEADNIGVRERPTKIVKRPLHSALMRPKPSQNEVAAGDAGAVTMEIFEASFEQVPQLNIFNSKDMDDNYKQILLVISDKTMDWEKRVDALKKIRALLMLNYHAQPQFQAVQQKELSISFLDILKEELRSQVIREACITIAYMSKTLRNKLDVFCWSILEQLIQLIQNSAKVIASASTLALKYIIKYTHAPKLLKIYTDTLQQSKSKDIRASLCELMVLLFEEWQTKALERHALVLRDTLKKSIGDADSDARRYSRLAYWAFRRHFPDLADQIYGTLDINAQRALERERDGGTANGSQQSLETRRTVAPTRIGRTPGTLQKPSASMRSISAVDTAAAQRAKARAQYTLYSRQKKPLVPSNSVNTATGAAGGGAGGVGSGSLPRPRLNSSSNSGSHHTVSPGTVTPTPRVGRSRAGVSQSQPGSRSTSPSTKLRDHYGMGSYYRGGATGAIPKKASGIPRSTASSRETSPNRSGAGGGLMKRSMYSTGSGARRTPERNNPLRPTAAARLLAQSREAELTLGNNIETPDYVSGDFLRTGGMRIGRKLLGRDESDDIDSEASSVCSERSFDSSYTRGNNSNSNYSLSGSRNRLDWSSQRAPFEDIETIIQYCASTHWSERKDGLISLTQYLADGKELTPQQLQCVLDMFRKMFMDNHTKVYSLFLDTVTELILVHAPELHDWLFILLTRLFNKLGTDLLNSMHSKIWKTLVVVHEYFPTQLQLKELFRIISDNTQTPTTKTRIAIVRFLTDLANTYCKSSDFPSDQNQNCERTVLKLAQMSGDTKSMELRQQARACLVALYNLNTPQMTKFLAALPKGYQDTARLCIQSTMRRQSSGANSPSSSPLSSSSPKPLQSPSVGPFASLNMDLKSSPRSRQSSVEQELMLGCSDLDVKHNIQKTSEEIRNCFSGGQYHSLAPNGYNGHHLQYSIEQQLKREHLELTAQQDSLSSNSKTQSSANTTQSNTPESATMRLDVAAPSQPAVKITIDVAENGELILPSNLHESEVIRVALTLNKEMPVEQLQTSLTNLGICIRSGNCELPNKHFKSIMRMLLNMLEAEHTDVLIAGLHVLSKIVRSEKMRHNWLNFLELILLKIINCYQHSKEALREIDTMIQRIAPALPLDLTINIVNPVIATGTFPENMCAIKILLEVTEHHGSEITDAHLDMVFQNLARSADDSQSMVRKAAVFCIVKLYIVLGEDKLKPKLALMNPSKVRLLNVYIDKQRNPSTSGGGXSTKNSSAASSS, via the exons ATGGCGTATCGCAAGCCAAGCGATTTGGATGGCTTCATTCAACAGATGCCCAAGGCGGATATGCGCGTCAAGGTGCAATTGGCTGAGGATCTGGTGACATTCCTAAGTGACGACACCAATTCAATTGTGTGCACTGACATGGGCTTCCTCATTGATAACCTGATGCCTTGGCTGACAGGCAGCCACTTTAAAATCGCACAAAAGTCTCTCGAGGCCTTCTCGGAGCTGATCAAGCGACTGGGCAGCGATTTCAATGCCTACACAGCGACAGTGTTGCCCCATGTCATTGATCGCTTGGGCGATAGTCGCGACACAGTGCGCGAGAAGGCCCAGCTACTGTTGCGTGATCTAATGGAGCACAAAGTGCAAACACCACAGACGTTAATCGACAAACTGGCTGCGAGTTGCTTTAAGCACAAGAATGCCAAGGTACGCGAAGAGTTTCTCCAGACAATTGTGAATGCTCTGCACGAATATGGCACCCAGCAGTTAAGTGTCCGAGTCTACATAGCACCAGTGTGCGCGCTGCTCGGTGATCCCACGGTGAATGTGCGCGAATCTGCCATACAGACGCTGGTGGAGATCTACAAACATGTGGGCGATCGTCTGAGGCCAGATCTAAGGCGTATGGATGACATGCCCGCTTCCAAGTTGGCGCTGCTGGAGCAAAAGTTCGATCAAGTGAAAGTCGAAGGCTTATTGCTGCCATCGGCGTTGCGCAGCTCCAATGGCAACGGCATGGATGAGGCGGACAACATTGGGGTGCGTGAGCGTCCCACAAAGATTGTGAAGCGTCCACTGCACTCGGCGCTAATGCGACCGAAGCCAAGTCAAAACGAGGTCGCTGCTGGCGATGCGGGCGCCGTGACTATGGAGATCTTTGAGGCCAGCTTCGAGCAAGTGCCACAATTGAATATATTCAATTCCAAGGACATGGACGACAACTACAAGCAGATACTGTTGGTCATCAGCGACAAGACAATGGACTGGGAGAAGCGTGTGGATGCCCTGAAGAAGATCCGTGCACTGCTGATGCTCAATTATCATGCGCAGCCGCAATTTCAGGCTGTGCAGCAAAAGGAGCTATCGATCAGTTTCCTCGACATACTGAAGGAGGAGTTGCGCTCGCAGGTGATACGCGAGGCGTGCATCACCATCGCATACATGTCGAAGACGCTGCGCAACAAACTGGACGTCTTCTGCTGGAGCATACTGGAGCAATTGATACAGCTGATACAGAACTCGGCCAAGGTGATTGCATCCGCCTCGACGCTGGCCCTCAAGTATATTATCAAATATACGCATGCGCCCAAGCTGCTAAAGATCTACACGGACACGCTGCAGCAGTCCAAGTCGAAGGACATACGCGCCTCGCTCTGTGAACTGATGGTGCTGCTCTTCGAGGAGTGGCAAACGAAGGCACTCGAACGCCATGCTCTGGTATTGCGCGACACGCTCAAGAAGTCCATTGGCGATGCCGACAGCGATGCACGGCGATATTCGCGCCTGGCGTATTGGGCATTCCGTCGCCACTTTCCCGACCTGGCCGATCAAATCTACGGCACCCTCGACATTAATGCGCAGCGTGCGCTCGAGCGAGAGCGCGATGGTGGCACCGCCAATGGCAGTCAGCAATCGCTGGAGACGCGACGCACGGTGGCGCCGACACGCATTGGACGCACACCTGGCACACTGCAGAAGCCCTCGGCAAGCATGCGCTCCATCTCGGCGGTGGACACGGCGGCGGCGCAACGCGCCAAGGCGCGTGCTCAATACACGCTCTATTCACGTCAGAAGAAACCGTTGGTGCCCAGCAACTCTGTGAATACGGCGACGGGTGCAGCAGGCGGTGGAGCAGGAGGAGTTGGCAGCGGTTCGTTGCCACGGCCACGTCTCAattccagcagcaacagcggctcACATCACACAGTCTCGCCGGGCACCGTGACGCCAACGCCACGTGTGGGACGGTCGCGCGCTGGAGTCTCGCAATCGCAGCCCGGTTCACGTTCCACCTCACCCAGCACCAAGCTGAGAGATCACTACGGCATGGGCAGCTATTATCGCGGTGGCGCCACCGGTGCCATACCCAAGAAGGCCTCCGGCATTCCGCGCAGCACGGCCAGCTCCCGGGAGACGAGTCCCAATCGCTCGGGTGCCGGCGGCGGTCTGATGAAGCGCAGCATGTACTCGACGGGATCGGGCGCGAGACGCACACCGGAGCGCAACAATCCCTTGCGTCCCACAGCTGCTGCTCGCCTACTGGCGCAATCCCGTGAAGCGGAACTGACGCTGGGCAACAACATAGAGACACCCGACTATGTGTCGGGTGATTTTTTGCGCACCGGAGGCATGCGCATTGGCCGCAAGCTCCTGGGTCGCGATGAGTCCGACGACATTGATTCGGAGGCGAGTTCGGTGTGCTCGGAACGTTCGTTCGACTCGAGCTATACGCGCGGCAACAATTCCAATTCGAATTACTCGCTGAGCGGCTCACGGAATCGCCTCGATTGGAGCAGTCAGCGGGCACCGTTCGAGGACATTGAGACAATTATTCAGTATTGCGCCTCGACGCATTGGTCGGAGCGCAAGGATGGGCTGATCAGTTTGACGCAGTATCTGGCCGATGGCAAGGAGTTGAcgccacagcagctgcagtgtGTCCTGGACATGTTTCGCAAAATGTTTATGGATAACCACACTAAAGTCTACTCTCTGTTTCTAGATACAGTCACCGAACTGATTCTGGTGCATGCACCCGAGCTGCACGATTGGTTGTTCATATTGTTGACCAGGTTGTTCAACAAACTGGGCACCGATCTGCTCAATTCGATGCACAGCAAGATCTGGAAGACGTTGGTGGTGGTACACGAGTATTTTCCGACACAGCTGCAACTCAAGGAGCTGTTTCGCATCATTTCGGACAACACACAGACGCCCACAACCAAAACACGCATCGCCATCGTACGCTTCCTCACCGATCTGGCCAACACGTACTGCAAGAGCAGCGATTTCCCCAGCGATCAGAATCAAAACTGTGAACGCACCGTGCTGAAACTGGCGCAGATGTCGGGTGATACGAAATCTATGGAGTTGCGCCAACAAGCGCGCGCCTGCTTGGTGGCTCTCTACAATCTGAATACGCCACAGATGACCAAGTTCTTGGCCGCGTTGCCCAAGGGATATCAGGATACAGCGCGGCTCTGCATACAGTCAACCATGCGACGACAGAGCAGCGGCGCGAACTCGCCGAGCAGCTCGCcgttgagcagcagcagcccgaAGCCGTTGCAGAGTCCCAGCGTTGGACCGTTTGCATCGCTCAACATGGATCTGAAGTCTAGTCCACGATCGCGTCAGTCGTCGGTGGAGCAGGAGTTGATGCTCGGCTGCTCCGACCTGGACGTGAAGCACAACATACAAAAGACATCCGAGGAGATACGCAACTGTTTCTCCGGTGGCCAATATCATTCGCTGGCGCCCAATGGCTACAACGGTCATCACTTGCAATACTCGattgagcagcagctgaagcgtgAACATCTAGAGCTGACAGCGCAGCAGGACTCGCTGTCATCCAACTCGAAAACACAATCGTCGGCCAACACCACGCAATCGAATACCCCGGAATCGGCCACCATGCGTCTGGATGTCGCAGCGCCATCGCAACCTGCCGTCAAGATAACCATCGATGTGGCAGAGAACGGTGAACTGATATTACCCAGCAATCTGCACGAGAGCGAGGTGATTCGTGTGGCGCTGACGCTCAACAAAGAGATGCCCGTGGAGCAGCTGCAGACGTCGCTCACGAATCTGGGCATCTGCATACGCAGCGGCAACTGTGAGCTGCCCAACAAGCACTTCAAGTCGATCATGCGGATGCTGCTCAACATGCTGGAGGCGGAGCATACGGATGTGCTAATCGCTGGACTGCACGTGCTGAGCAAGATTGTGCGCAGCGAGAAGATGCGTCACAATTGGCTCAACTTCCTCGAGCTCATACTGCTGAAGATCATCAATTGCTATCAGCACAGCAAGGAGGCGTTACGTGAGATCGACACAATGATACAGCGCATAGCGCCAGCTCTGCCCCTCGATTTGACGATCAACATTGTGAATCCGGTGATAGCAACGGGCACGTTTCCCGAGAATATGTGCGCCATCAAGATACTGCTCGAGGTGACCGAGCATCATGGCTCCGAGATCACGGATGCCCATCTGGATATGGTGTTCCAGAATCTGGCACGCTCCGCGGATGATTCGCAATCGATGGTACGCAAGGCGGCCGTCTTTTGCATTGTCAAGCTGTACATTGTGCTCGGCGAGGATAagctgaagccgaagctgGCGCTGATGAATCCCAGCAAGGTGCGACTGCTGAACGTGTACATTGATAAGCAGCGCAATCCGAGCACTTCGGGTGGGGG ATCCACAAAGAATTCGTCGGCTGCGTCCTCCTCATGA